A single genomic interval of Aphidius gifuensis isolate YNYX2018 linkage group LG6, ASM1490517v1, whole genome shotgun sequence harbors:
- the LOC122859132 gene encoding adenylosuccinate synthetase-like — translation MATCERIHQLNGVVNSSSSLSSKATVILGAQWGDEGKGKAVDQLAAEADIVCRCQGGNNAGHTVVIDGTKFFFHLLPSGIINSKCTAVLGNGVVINLPALFEELETNEKKGLKDWHDRLVISDRAHIVFDLHQQADGMQELEKGSKSLGTTKKGIGPTYSSKATRNGLRICDLLGDYDEFSKKFNILVEQYQRMFPLLKVDVDAELKLYKEFAERIRPYVTETVTFLHKALKEGKKVLVEGANAAMLDIDFGTYPYVTSSNCSVGGVFTGLGVAPKSIGEVIGVVKAYTTRVGDGPFPTELNDDIGCILQTRGHEYGVTTKRKRRCGWLDLALLKFTSIVNGYTSIFVTKLDILDTLSEIKVCTGYRLDGKKIDYFPSHAADLAKVEPIYEIVEGWMTSTEGVRSFDKLPVNAQKYIKMIEKNLETPVKWVGVGAGRESVVSL, via the exons atggctACCTGTGAAAGAATTCACCAGTTAAATGGTGTTGTCAATTCATCATCCAGCTTGTCATCAAAAGCAACAGTAATACTTGGTGCCCAATGGGGTGATGAGGGCAAAGGTAAAGCTGTTGATCAATTAGCTGCTGAAGCTGATATTGTTTGTCGTTGTCag ggTGGTAATAATGCTGGTCATACAGTTGTTATTGAtggaacaaaatttttttttcatttattaccaagtggaataataaattcaaaatgtaCAGCTGTTCTTGGTAATggtgttgttattaatttaccagCATTATTTGAAGAACttgaaacaaatgaaaaaaaaggtctTAAAGATTGGCATGATCGTTTAGTTATATCTGATCGTGCACATATTGTATTTGATCTTCATCAACAAGCTGATGGAATGCAAGAATTAGAAAAAGGTAGTAAATCACTTGGTACAACTAAAAAAGGTATTGGTCCAACTTATTCAAGTAAAGCAACAAGAAATGGTCTAAGAATATGTGATTTACTTGGTGATTATGAtgaattttcgaaaaaatttaatatacttgTTGAACAATATCAAAGAATGTTTCCACTATTAAAAGTTGATGTTGATGCTGAATTGAAACTTTACAaaga atTTGCTGAACGAATAAGGCCATATGTTACTGAGACAGTAACATTTTTACATAAAGCAttaaaagaaggaaaaaaagtaCTTGTTGAAGGTGCAAATGCTGCAATGTTGGATATTGATTTTGGTACTTATCCATATGTTACAAGTTCAAATTGTAGTGTTGGTGGTGTATTTACTGGACTTGGTGTTGCACCAAAAAGTATTGGTGAAGTTATTGGTGTTGTTAAAGCTTATACAACACGTGTTGGTGATGGTCCATTTCCAActgaattaaatgatgatattggTTGTATTTTACAAACTCGTGGACATGAATATGGTGTTAcaactaaaagaaaaagacgTTGTGGTTGGCTTGATCTTGCCTTACTTAAATTTACAAGCATTGTCAAtgg tTATACATCAATATTTGTGACAAAATTGGATATATTGGATACATTATCAGAAATTAAAGTTTGCACTGGTTATCGTCTTGATGGCAAAAAGATTGATTACTTTCCAAGTCATGCAGCTGATTTGGCAAAGGTTGAGCCAATCTATGAAATTGTTGAAGGCTGGATGACATCAACTGAAGGCGTTAGATCGTTTGATAAGCTTCCAGTTAAtgctcaaaaatatattaaaatgattgaGAAAAATTTGGAGACACctg ttaAATGGGTTGGTGTTGGTGCAGGTAGAGAAAGTGTTGTTTCTCTATAA